The Macaca thibetana thibetana isolate TM-01 chromosome 5, ASM2454274v1, whole genome shotgun sequence genomic sequence AGATTTGTGGGAGGCCCAGGTGCCTGATTTGAAGGTCACTGGGAAAGACATCCATATTAGTGATTTCAAACTTTGGCTTGCCTTAAATCATTTGAGGGACCTGTTAAAAATGGAAATCCCTGGATCCCATTCACGGACTTATATCACAAATATTACTCCATTCACTTATTTATGCAATGTGTCTAAGATCTGCCCCAGCGCCGGCCTGCTCAGAATTACCTCTTTGCTAAATAGACAACTTTCTTTCTTCACATGATATTATGTTGGAGCAAAAGTAATTactgtttttgccattaaaagtaaaggCAATTACTTTCGCACTAACCTAATACTTCTATCTTCCTAATGctgttttaagtaaaaattatttaagattgTTTGACTTCTATTATTATTCTGTTAACCTAACAATTGTAAAAATCTACTTAAAATTCAAATCCAGCAAGTCACTTCTAAACAGGGAATGTCTATGGTTAGTTACACTAAACCATATGCCCACAAATTGATAAAGTATTATTCATTTAATGAAACAGCTCCTCTTGTTCTTATTCTCGAAAGTGTAAACCCCAGCTTCAGGTAGATTTTCTTGCAGCTTTTGTGTGGGTCCACTCATTGTTTTTGACGTTATTCTCATTTGGATTTCTGGACTTAGGATTGTATTGgagttttgttctcttttctttccaggCTTCCTCATTAAGTTTTTTCTAACCATTTATCTACCCCCTTCTCTTTCAGCCCCCCAATTCCCCTCTTCCTGACATTCATCCAGACTCAtctgtttcttctccttttcctttgggACGTCTAATACCATATTTTAACACATATGACTGTAAGTATCATTCTCTTGACTAGCAGAGTTTACCTTCTCATATCGAAGTTGTTTTTGAAAGGTGGACTTCTGTAAAAGCATCATAATGTCTTTGAAAATTATGCTGTCTTGAGCTCCTACTTAGTTACAGGCAGGCCCTAAAGACAGAGTGAGGAGACAACATGATGTTTATTCTAGACCACAGCGAAAGCCTGTTGAGTGACTTCCTCCTGGCTGGTCTTCTTCCTTCCACCTCCCCTGACCCCTACCTCACTCACCACTCCTTCCCCATCCACTGGTTGGGGAGACCTCTCTTAAGCTCTAAACTACACATGGGATCACTTAAGGACGCCACTGTGAAGCTCTTATTTACCAGTGAGACTTATTGTCTGCAGCCTCTCTATGTGTAATACGTTAAGTAAAATAGATTTTACTATCTCCTGGCTCTTCCCTTCAGCTAGACTTTCATCTTCTTCTCAGAACTCCTGTCTCACTTtacttatatttctattatttaacaCATTCTGCCTTGTATCTTTCATATGACTTTCTCCCTACTTACTTAGAGTTTTGATAAAGACCAAGAGCATCTCTTCTTTTGATCtccaaataattttgtaaaagatggttgttcaataaatatttttcaactgaGCTAAATGTTATTTCAGACAAGGTCAGATATGTTGCCCTTACTGGTAGACTTGCCAAGAGCAGATTAATTAGTATTATAAAAtcaaagtaaatatttacaaGCAGAGAAGGCCAGGAAGGTGAGGTTGGATGGAGTACCAGGGCTGCACATAAATGACGGAACTGGACCCTGCTCGCAGGACTGGTACAGCGACCTTTTCTTTTTGATCACAAGGTGGCAGGCTAGGTCAATTTCCATCGTCCCTTATAAGGCAGCTACGTGAGGCTGAAATTTTTTGCCCAATTTCAGAaacagatatcttttttttttttaactgaggttAGTGCAGCTTGATGGCTAAAACATGGCTTTGGATAAGACATGGGCCTCACTCTTGACTACTGACTGTCCTTGTGGATCTCTGGCCTTTTGTGTTTGGACTAATTCCTCCACGTCTGCATCAAATAGCAATGCATCGTGGATTCCAACACACTTCTAGTTTCTGTTAactgggtgaaaaaaaaatatgaacattgTCAGTGTTTTGAAGAAATATCCATGAAAACTGAAGCTTGGAGAGAGGAAACAAAATCGGACCAGAGAATTGAAATATGCAGTTTCTCCACTAGATAGCAGACTATGACAGGTGACTTTTGGAAGGGTCCATCTGTATTTACCCAAAGAAAGCATTAATATTTCTCCATcagttcatatttttcttttaccatgCCAAGTGTTTTCATGTGATCAGACCATTTACATGTAAAACTCTGATATAAACCTGAAATATAAGTAGCAGGTTGATTTCAATTTATTAATCTGCAATTTAAATTCtgatagagtttttttttttttttttacttcattaattgcctccagtttttttttttttttcccgcaaattgtcttttactttttaaaaagcaaattactaGGAATAGTTTACTCCGGAATTCTGATGGTAACATTGGGTGATATGTTAAGTCTTTCCCTTGATTCTGATCTGTTGTTTCCAGAAGATAGGGAACAAATGAGGGGCCGGGGGGGAGATATTCCTTGTTTTTAGGTTCTACTTTGCATTCTTTCaagtttctctgtgtgtgtgtgtgtgtgtgtgtgcactcacgaaaacacacatatactcacacatatTCCTATTACGTGGATGAATATACACACAATCTATGTACacgtgtgtatacatacatgtctatatatacatacagtcatatatgtatgtgtatattatgTACATTTATCTTTGCAATAAATGTCATGTTAGTGATTGTTTAAGAGTAAACACTCTGAAACCAGACTCCTTGGGTATAAATCCTAGCAAATACTTACAGATCtgtgtctttttcttcatttatagaaTGGGGGTAATAATGGTAACCATATTATAGAGTATTTGTATGGATGAAAGGACTTCACAGAGCATGGCTCATGGTATCTATGCAAATCgtgttagccattattatttgtgtatattgagAGTCTGATTTATTCAATAGCTTATATGGCTACTTTCATTTAGTAAATGAAGCACCCTCTATCTACCCAATGTGGGAGTTTAGATTTTTTGAAGGTGCCATAATATATTGACATTGACTTGACTTTTGCTACATACATTATTCAACTTAATAATTTAGGTGCTGTACAGAATGTCTCAGTCaagatttctgttgtttggaaGCTTACATGTTAAAGAGAAAATGTgtgcacttttctttctctattctctgcctctttcttttcttcttttgactttcCTCATTTGGAGGAATGTAAAAAATGGAGAGGTATATCAATTACAAATTCAATTCAGCTACcaataacagcagcaacaaaaattcCAAACAGTCACTTAAAAAGAGCATTCTTTTTCTCACAGGACAAAGATTCTGGAGGCAGGAAGCTGATGATGGAGCTGGTTCAGTAGCTCCTCTAGGATTATTTTGTCCTTTCCTTCATGGCCACAACATGACTGCTCCTCCATGCATCAGGTTCATGTCAAGCCAAGAAAAGggcaagaaaggagaaagggtggTATACCAGCTATATAAATTCTTCTTATCAGGAGGCACAAGAGCTTTCCAGAGCTCTTCCCCGTTCCCTAACCGAGGAGACTTACGTCTAGTTTCCAGAACAGTGTCACAAAGCCATTAATAGCTGGAAAAACCTCTACACtgaaagacaagagaaagaaatagcctGGAAATGATTTGGGATCAGCCAGTGAATGATATTTCTCaaactaagtttttgttttggctttgcATTTGTGTTTCTCCTCAAATTCTCCCTCTTGCCCTCCCTCTACCCTATAGTCCTCTTTGTCTGGAAGGAGGTAGaacttagaaaaatgaaaacatggagATTTGTTTCAGGAGCTAATATTTGCCGCAGAATATGTGCAACATGTGCACCAGAGGAAAGAGTGGAAGAAGATATGAAGTAGGATCTCTGTATCAGCACAAATGGAGGtcagaggggaaaggaaaggctGGCTCAAGCAGAGAGGGTGGAGGAACACAGTTGACATTTCCCCAGCGGATCAATTTCATAGGCACTCCCTGTGCTGGAGGCAGAGCTAAGCTTGTTGCCTCTGAAATGAAGCACCACAGACAACAGAGCTTCTTATAGATCACTTAATACAAATTATCATCGAGAgatattgtttattttcatgtctACAGAGCAAACAACATAGAAGGCATTTGTGACATTCACaagctatttttaaatgacacCTACTCAAATGTTACCTATTTCATAAAtctgtaatgatttttttttttcttaaaaacattatagCTTTAATAGAATTTTATACTGTGACTGTTAAGATAGCAAAAATTCCCCCAAGGGGACCAGGATTCTTGGCTCACTCATTTCTTCACCCTGTCCTCTCTTCACCTGGTCAGCTGTCAGGTGGCTCTCCTGTACGTCAACTCACAGGTGATGAGGTCTTCAGACCGTCACCCAGCTAGGAACTCCTGGTGGACTAGTCACCATCGCTCTCACTTGAACTGCCACTGTCAGATGACTCACTACTGTCCTCCCTTCTACGGGAACTAAGCCTCCTGTTGGAATACGGTTGTCTACCCCAGGAGCCTTTCCCATGTGGCATACCCTTATTCCGTGTAGGATTATTTTGTCTATGGGGTACATAATGATATTTTCTGCTGTGTGGTATATTCTCATTACTGGGGCCATTAAGGGAATCCATTTCGGTTTTGATTTCATTATCAAGACCACGAGAAGGAATGGGCAGGCCCTGACTTTTGCCCTTACTAGGAAACCTTTGTTTTTCATGTAAGATTGCTTGGTTCCTATTAGAGTCATCTACACCCTTTCTGGCACTGCCTTTGTCGTTTTTAGGAATTTCATTATAATTGGTACTTTCAGTTGCATCACtactgccttcttttcttttctcttttgagggTGCAGGAGGGTAATGAAACTCAACCTTCCCTTGGTGAGCATTTTGGCCGCCAACATCcactctgtttccttctcttccagGGAGTTCCTTAAAATTGGTACTACCCATGATATCGTTGTTGCCCTCTACAAGACTGACATCAACAGCATCTGCCTCTTTCGCAGTTTCATCCCCAGTTCCAATGGTATTTCcgccattttcttctctttctgggatCTCATTATAACCTGGCTCTTTTGTGTCAAGATTAGTACTCTCAGCTTCACTTGGGCCTGCAAACCCTGTTTGAATATCTTTGCCTTCTAGGTCAGGACCAGTAGCTTCTCCTTTACCAGGAATGTCCTTAAAAGGTTGGCCGTCCCCACTGAAAGGAGACATATCATTGTCCCCTCTCTCTTGAAGATCTGTGTAACCGCTGCCTTCAAAATCACTGGggatttttttgacttttgataGATGTTTTGGGTAGTCAATGTTGTGTTGAGTACGATGGGTGCTTTTGCTTTTTACTGGAACTTTCTGGACTTGGGAATCTCTTTGAGGCTTCTTTTTATCCTTCGAGTGTGCTTTAGCATAGTTCATACTTGCTGGAATTTTGTTTAGAACGTTCTTAGGTTTgctctgtttgttttcttcccccAGGAGTTTAATTGCAGTCACTGGCCCCACTATATGTTGCATGTTATTTCTGATGAGAGCTGCGCCATATTCTTCTTGGTCATGTAGTTTGCTGATAGCATCATCTCCATCCGCAAACTGTTTATTCCCAGTTGACTTAGGATAAATTGACATCCTCAGGCCATTGTGAATATTCTCTTTGTTACTGATACTATATTCTTTATTCAGTCTCTGTctatttgtgaaataattttgaGATTTACTACTTCCGTTATTCTCACTGGCTTCAGAAAGGgacaaatctttctttctttcctggacaatattttctttagatGATAGCTCTTGATATCTTCTCTTGCCCAAATGGTGAAGACCAATAttgcctttgtttttctcttcctgctaaaatacaattttcaatACGAAGTgattatttcatgtaaaattttaaaaatataataattcttaGGCAATATAAAAACCATCCAccagatatttaataaaaaggaTCTATTAACTCAACAGAGGTTTACTGGTAGAGGTCATTCTAGAATGGTCAAATCAGGTTTcatggagaaagaagaatgaactAGGCTTGAAAAACGGGTAATATTCAAATATGCAGAAGGGAAATTGTgagaatattttaagaataagtGGCATATTCAATTGTTTGGAAGCAGGACACAATTGAGACATAATATGATTAAGCCTACAGAGTGGGAATAGTGAGTCATTGCAAGCAAAATggatttcatatattaaaattagttctctctctctctcttttctttccttcaatcTGATCATCAGAGGTATTCATCTGCCTAAAAGAAAgagtgtttgctttttctttcctttctttcttgcttctttttaaacagaaaatctgCAAATAGAAGAATCTTctgacatttaaaagaaaagtccCTGGGAGAATAATGGGATGAAAAAGAGAAAGCGGAGCAGGAGAATaaagtatttatatatctatatttcaattcattcttttttttggtgggggaaggggcaggatCTGTGAAGATGCTGCTCCATATCCTGGGTTTTATCACCCTTGGGTGCAGTCAACTTTCAGTAAGCTTGGCAGAACAATGCGGTCAGGAAGAAAGAGCTGAGATTGACTGTACCCTATGCCACTCGCTATTTCTCTGCAGCATAGGCTAAATATAGAAGTGTCTGAGCATCTGGTCTGGAGATTTCCAGAGAGTGTTGCCATAGAGGAAGTGAAGTGGGTCTAAAAGGAGCAGCGTAGATGGAGTACATACTAGGGACAAATGTGAGTCATACTCAAACAGAGAGAAGTCTAAATTGCCCATGGGAGCTAAGAGAGACTGAGTCACCACTGGGCCCCAGTCAAGGCTACACTGATTGAATCCTAAGCTATGGTAGCCAACAACTTCATTTTAGAATGAAGCAGGGCAAGACACATTCAAGTGGTTAGGCAACATTATCCCATGCATATCTGAAGATTCCAAGTCTTCCTCTTCACTATGGTGTAAGCCATGTTGTCCATTTGGTGCACGGTATGTAGTGGATGGTGTAAGCCACACACCTGGATGCCATCttagagggagaaggagggggagtgAGGATCTGAGCATTTTTAACTGAAGAGactgatttatttaaataaactattttaattattagatAACCTTAAGTTTAAACAGACTGAATTTAATTTCTGCACATTCCCTTGCTCCTCCATGAGGAGCTCTTGAGCAACAGAACGATTATAGACAGACtaaatgtcattttttcttttcacctcCAAATTGTAGGATGAGCTGGAATATACAACATCCCTACATAGGCCTTTGAATTGATGAGTAATATGAAATCAACATAAGAGATATTTATTGAGAGAGTGGAACATggaaaaaattaggctgggtgctaCATGTTCTAAGCAATATCTGGTGATATTCATTGGCAAAGGCAGTGATCCTGAGGGGTGTGGAGGGTGGGGGCTGGTCTGTGAGGCAGAGACATTGTAACCAATTAGGTCTGCACAGACAAACAGAGTGCCGGAGACTTGTAGAAGATGGAATGCCAGGGTGaagaatttggttttattttgtagagTGTGAAGAGCTAGTGAAAGTTCATAGGAgattaacaaaatacaaattaaggATTTAGGAGGAACAGTGGTACGAAATAACATGTAGGAAGCTTTTGTAGTATCCAGTAATGAGATGTAATCACTTGGATTAGGATTATAccaaagaaaaacattacaaagaaaaaaaaaacccttcttttGGTGCCCAAGCAGAAAAAGCCTTAATAACTAAAATGGACTGGAATGTTAACATGTAAAAATGGAGACAGGGTGAAAAAGACAAGGACTTTAATGTTAGACATATTGATGTTAAGGGAATATAGAACCTGAGCTCAAAAAGCAATATACAGTTAGAGATAGAGAATTGGGTATCACAGGTTCTTGGGGGGTCCCAGTACAAGTCCTTCCCAGTTTTCATAGCCTATGGTCAACTCTTCTTTCCTTGAACATCTTACAGGCTAATTGTTTATTACTTTTCAGATTCTATTGTTTCACTTATATATAGTtgtaattttttcaataaatttttaacttGAAACTAGTATCCATTTTTCCTGATGCAACACCtaataagtttattttctctttcctatgaAACCCTCCCAACATTTGAAAAAGTCTAGTTTTCCTTCGAACTCACTGGCGGCTTTCTCTTCTCCAGGTTGACACTACAGTCCTCTTGTGCTAGGTGACTCCATTCAGACCCATCACCTGATGATGAATTCCCTTTTGTTTGTGCGATCCCAAATCAGACCTTGACTCTGATGGGACCTGATCAGCCCCAAGCATCGGGAATTCATCCGCTTCCTTGCCTTGACCACAGCCCTATTTTTACTAATAACAGCTTAATTTTGTGCTGTCTTTTTGACCACCACTTCAATTTGTTGGCTCTTGTCAAGCATGTGGACATCTTAGATGTGTTCATTAAAGATGTCAGAATACACGAGAGCTCCCTGATGGAGAGAAAAAGCATGCAGCCAGAAGCTCACAGTATTTGGTCAAGTGTGTAGGGAAGGTAGCAAAGAAGATAGAAAAACCAAATGCaggctggggtggtggctcacgcctgtaatctcagcactttgggaggctgaggtgggtggatcatgaggtcaggagatcgagaccatcctggccaacacggtgaaaccccatctctactaaaaaaaaatacaaaaaaattagccaagcacggtagcgggtgccagtagtcccaggtacgcaggaggctgaggcaggagaatggtgtgaacccgggaggcggagcttgcagtgagctgagatcgcgcagGATCATAGGGAATGTGTTGAGTGAAATAGCAGGCAGGAATTGCCAA encodes the following:
- the MEPE gene encoding matrix extracellular phosphoglycoprotein, encoding MRVFCVGLLFLSVTWAAPTFQPQTEKTKQSCVEEQRITYKGHHEKHGHYVFKCVYMSPGKKNQTDVKQEEKNKGNIGLHHLGKRRYQELSSKENIVQERKKDLSLSEASENNGSSKSQNYFTNRQRLNKEYSISNKENIHNGLRMSIYPKSTGNKQFADGDDAISKLHDQEEYGAALIRNNMQHIVGPVTAIKLLGEENKQSKPKNVLNKIPASMNYAKAHSKDKKKPQRDSQVQKVPVKSKSTHRTQHNIDYPKHLSKVKKIPSDFEGSGYTDLQERGDNDMSPFSGDGQPFKDIPGKGEATGPDLEGKDIQTGFAGPSEAESTNLDTKEPGYNEIPEREENGGNTIGTGDETAKEADAVDVSLVEGNNDIMGSTNFKELPGREGNRVDVGGQNAHQGKVEFHYPPAPSKEKRKEGSSDATESTNYNEIPKNDKGSARKGVDDSNRNQAILHEKQRFPSKGKSQGLPIPSRGLDNEIKTEMDSLNGPSNENIPHSRKYHYVPHRQNNPTRNKGMPHGKGSWGRQPYSNRRLSSRRREDSSESSDSGSSSESDGD